Proteins encoded in a region of the Ignavibacteria bacterium genome:
- a CDS encoding sigma-70 family RNA polymerase sigma factor has translation MRNLSDIEIIESVKRGNQADFSLIVDRYKDKGFSLLKRMLRNDFDAEEVLQDSFLKAYQSLSSFRQDSKFSTWFYRIAYNSALTFLSSKRRRNEKELSSLEDHLELKDSDNEVYAESENVAQFVNKMIDKLPGKYSSIINMFYIDDMSLDEISKTTGLSLVNVKVILHRSRNALRDLVLKHNYHEELL, from the coding sequence ATGAGGAATTTAAGCGACATAGAAATCATAGAATCGGTTAAAAGGGGCAATCAGGCTGACTTTTCGCTCATTGTTGACCGGTACAAGGACAAAGGCTTCTCCCTGCTTAAGAGGATGCTGAGGAATGACTTTGACGCCGAGGAAGTCCTGCAGGACAGCTTCCTTAAAGCCTACCAGTCACTTTCCTCATTCAGGCAGGATTCCAAATTTTCGACCTGGTTTTACCGTATCGCTTACAATTCGGCGCTGACATTCCTTTCAAGCAAAAGACGGAGGAATGAAAAAGAGCTCTCATCGCTTGAAGACCACCTGGAACTGAAAGACAGCGATAACGAGGTATATGCCGAGAGCGAGAACGTGGCGCAGTTTGTAAATAAAATGATAGACAAGCTGCCCGGGAAATATTCGAGCATTATTAATATGTTCTATATAGATGATATGAGTCTTGATGAAATTAGCAAAACTACGGGGTTATCCCTGGTAAATGTTAAAGTTATCCTTCACAGGTCGCGCAATGCATTAAGGGACCTGGTACTGAAGCATAATTATCATGAGGAGCTGTTATGA